One region of Pedosphaera parvula Ellin514 genomic DNA includes:
- the tsaD gene encoding tRNA (adenosine(37)-N6)-threonylcarbamoyltransferase complex transferase subunit TsaD, translated as MILLAVETSCDETSVAIIRNGKVLSTIVSSQIKLHAEYGGVVPELAAREHLANLIPVANAAMTAAEVQSDQVDAIAATQGPGLPGALVVGLKAAQGMAFALNKPFFGINHHEAHLYSPWITGSPPVADFDSFQPNISLIVSGGHTMLIHVESELKHHVLGSTIDDAAGECFDKVAKLIGLPYPGGPEIDRLASAGNPKAYDFPRPMLRDASDDFSFSGLKTSVRYFIRDNPAVLDSLQKLQDLCASVQEAIVEVLVTKTVRAANRLQVKCVTASGGVTCNRALRSALETACKRKHLTLRLAEKSLCTDNAAMIGVLAERKLLHSSTPTSLDSEIMPGWALA; from the coding sequence ATGATACTGCTTGCCGTTGAGACTTCCTGCGACGAAACAAGCGTTGCGATAATTCGGAACGGCAAGGTCCTTTCCACCATCGTTTCTTCACAAATAAAGTTGCACGCGGAATACGGCGGTGTGGTGCCGGAACTGGCTGCGCGCGAACATTTGGCGAATCTTATCCCGGTCGCCAATGCTGCCATGACGGCTGCTGAGGTGCAAAGCGATCAGGTGGATGCCATAGCGGCGACGCAGGGGCCCGGTCTTCCAGGCGCCCTGGTGGTGGGATTAAAGGCGGCGCAGGGCATGGCCTTCGCATTGAACAAGCCGTTTTTTGGCATCAACCATCACGAAGCCCACCTTTATTCCCCTTGGATAACCGGCAGTCCGCCGGTCGCGGATTTCGACTCGTTCCAGCCCAACATCTCCCTCATCGTTAGTGGCGGGCATACGATGCTGATTCATGTCGAATCTGAGTTGAAACATCATGTGCTGGGCTCAACCATTGATGATGCGGCTGGTGAATGCTTCGATAAGGTCGCCAAGCTGATTGGCCTGCCTTACCCTGGTGGACCTGAAATCGATCGGTTGGCGAGCGCGGGGAATCCGAAAGCTTATGACTTTCCCAGGCCTATGTTGAGGGATGCTAGTGACGACTTCAGTTTCAGTGGATTGAAGACTTCGGTTCGCTACTTCATCCGCGATAATCCAGCCGTCCTCGACAGCCTCCAAAAGCTGCAAGACCTCTGTGCCAGCGTTCAGGAGGCGATTGTGGAGGTGCTGGTTACGAAAACAGTGCGGGCTGCAAATCGCCTTCAGGTCAAGTGCGTCACTGCTTCGGGAGGCGTGACCTGCAACCGCGCGCTACGGAGCGCCTTGGAAACTGCCTGCAAGCGGAAGCACCTGACCTTGCGACTCGCTGAGAAGTCGCTTTGCACCGATAATGCCGCCATGATTGGTGTTTTGGCTGAACGCAAGCTGCTTCACAGTTCAACGCCCACCTCCCTGGATTCCGAAATAATGCCCGGATGGGCGCTTGCTTAA
- the ispD gene encoding 2-C-methyl-D-erythritol 4-phosphate cytidylyltransferase, with translation MVSAVIVAAGKGTRMGPNIDKLFLEVAGRPVVAHTWQRFVEADSVHEIVVVVRDGMQSAFAELAEEHGLNKPYRLVIGGAERQDSVWNGLESISPRSEIVAIQDGARPCTSADLINATISAAREMGAAVAAQPVTDTIKESEDGKMVSRTLQRSKLWAVQTPQTFRVEVIRRALTAVRHRGLQVTDDTAACELIGQSVRLVSGIAPNPKVTVPADLAYIELLLRQRK, from the coding sequence ATGGTTTCTGCTGTGATTGTTGCTGCGGGAAAGGGTACTCGCATGGGGCCGAACATTGATAAGTTGTTTTTAGAGGTTGCCGGCCGACCGGTTGTTGCGCATACGTGGCAACGGTTTGTCGAAGCCGACTCGGTTCATGAAATTGTCGTGGTCGTGCGCGATGGGATGCAGAGCGCGTTTGCCGAACTGGCTGAAGAACATGGGCTCAACAAGCCATACCGGTTAGTGATTGGCGGAGCTGAGCGCCAGGACTCTGTTTGGAATGGGCTCGAATCCATTTCGCCACGTTCGGAGATTGTCGCAATTCAGGACGGTGCCCGCCCCTGCACCAGCGCGGACCTCATTAATGCAACCATTTCTGCCGCCCGGGAAATGGGCGCGGCAGTTGCTGCGCAACCTGTTACCGACACCATCAAGGAATCCGAAGACGGCAAAATGGTGAGTCGCACCTTGCAACGATCAAAGCTCTGGGCCGTGCAAACGCCACAAACCTTTCGTGTGGAAGTAATTCGGAGGGCGCTGACGGCTGTCAGGCATCGAGGGTTGCAGGTCACTGATGATACGGCTGCCTGTGAACTCATCGGTCAATCCGTGAGATTGGTTTCCGGCATTGCGCCGAATCCGAAAGTCACTGTGCCTGCGGATTTGGCATACATTGAGCTGTTACTCAGGCAACGGAAGTGA
- a CDS encoding S41 family peptidase, producing MKRRIIYGLLAILLVANVLVGARVYFRSAQAAEKDSAYPSLELFSYVMEKVRKDYVDGKKLTYQELVYGALKGMINTLDPHSEFMEPIKYDELQKDTQGAFGGLGIMIEMKDNFVTVLAPMEDSPGFKAGILSGDRIIKIDGKSADKLGLNDAVQHLRGEPGTDVNVTILRPSNGQVKDLKLTRSIIKVDMVKDINNKKEFPLGEDKIGYVRLVQFGEKTSDELEKALKKLKAQGMQGLVIDLRWNPGGLLDQAVEVCEKFLPRGQLVVSTEGQNSSQNSVRRANGRGDELSGMPIVILVNVNSASASEIVAGCLQDLHRAQIMGEKTFGKGSVQSILPLQDGSALRLTTAKYYTPSHKVIHGEGITPDCPVPMTDEEEAMVYLKRRPGIETLEEKDRQKILNAHDIQLDRGRDLLRGILIYTHRSQDNQKMAGKPEKVASTK from the coding sequence ATGAAAAGACGCATCATTTACGGCCTTTTGGCCATTCTGCTCGTAGCTAACGTCCTTGTTGGCGCGCGCGTCTATTTTCGGTCCGCTCAAGCCGCTGAAAAAGATTCCGCTTATCCGAGCCTGGAACTCTTCTCCTACGTCATGGAGAAGGTCCGCAAGGATTATGTGGATGGCAAGAAATTGACCTACCAGGAGCTGGTCTATGGTGCGTTGAAAGGCATGATCAACACCTTGGACCCTCACAGCGAGTTCATGGAACCGATCAAATACGACGAGTTGCAAAAGGATACTCAAGGAGCTTTTGGCGGGCTTGGCATAATGATTGAGATGAAGGACAACTTCGTGACTGTCCTGGCACCAATGGAGGATTCTCCCGGTTTTAAAGCCGGCATTCTGTCTGGGGATCGCATCATCAAAATCGACGGGAAGAGCGCCGACAAGCTCGGTCTTAACGATGCCGTGCAACATTTGCGTGGGGAACCTGGAACCGATGTGAATGTGACTATTCTTCGCCCCTCCAATGGTCAGGTAAAAGATCTTAAGTTGACCCGTTCCATCATTAAGGTGGACATGGTGAAGGATATCAACAACAAGAAGGAATTTCCTCTGGGCGAAGACAAGATTGGATATGTCCGCCTCGTTCAATTTGGTGAAAAGACCAGCGATGAGCTGGAAAAAGCTTTGAAAAAGCTCAAGGCTCAGGGAATGCAGGGACTTGTTATCGATTTACGCTGGAATCCCGGTGGTTTGTTGGACCAGGCGGTGGAAGTCTGTGAAAAATTCCTGCCACGAGGTCAACTGGTCGTTTCTACTGAAGGCCAAAATTCGTCTCAAAACTCAGTCCGCCGTGCCAACGGCAGAGGAGATGAACTGAGCGGCATGCCGATCGTGATTCTCGTGAATGTAAACAGCGCCAGTGCTTCAGAGATCGTGGCTGGCTGCTTGCAGGATTTACACCGTGCTCAAATCATGGGCGAGAAGACTTTTGGTAAAGGTTCGGTGCAAAGCATCCTGCCATTGCAGGATGGTTCAGCACTGCGTCTCACCACGGCCAAGTATTATACTCCCAGCCACAAGGTAATTCATGGCGAAGGCATTACTCCGGATTGCCCGGTGCCTATGACCGATGAAGAAGAAGCCATGGTGTATCTAAAGCGCCGTCCGGGTATTGAAACCCTGGAGGAGAAGGATCGTCAAAAGATTCTCAATGCCCACGATATCCAACTCGATCGAGGCAGGGATTTGCTGCGTGGCATTTTGATCTATACCCACCGCAGTCAGGACAACCAAAAGATGGCCGGCAAGCCTGAGAAGGTTGCTTCCACTAAATAA